A genomic region of Leptidea sinapis chromosome 46, ilLepSina1.1, whole genome shotgun sequence contains the following coding sequences:
- the LOC126977929 gene encoding uncharacterized protein LOC126977929 yields the protein MPKLSDNYYERKCYLARNDVPTQSIMKKKMSPALANVYFKSMTPKLKELAGLAPPLKGGGSDWYVPPDEILKERAVMKPIKKEYLAQLRFTGIDHYGEKLVQQHRRAMEEEKRRLLEMNDVKWKSNIDIACGQKWYATAKQAALNNTSKIRQAFQEFQALYSTSMNQIETLLLDGAIKKIERANEATYDKMKSKFEKLVKRQATTKYDQYTNILNKEKTRLKKQFIRDIEKTQSDTVKELHDINVEKHTAAEKMRLFLECQNLACQAYVAIKERQECKKELDKSEYEHKKIITKLEDKIALQDFEIKLCREKEKKRHEFKMVWRKKVCHVVKYLQEFIEYSLNTLPEHAEFFINIEKLMLLQLGEAMDFPSVESIFVPEEMLDQDPVARPHPFYVFCDKGFKPKLDQDLCPKHCTSSASQLPVVVVNQKFIYTACDNLELFIDKIKKFIEGKRGKEDDFVDHHDYTHDIQVEYSQSQQLDELKLESSIMQILQNEFPNSREFPLECCFCKIPYCLCSPLHASEILSVRKFPSEDLPQQIVRISSGEKITKKEELGHDREPKLDGYLKYVEPQSCKCGKRAKKHLEEHLPAYMRKMSPYEPVSFPNYETCSVETLKELVKTARGYKPSVPIQVTESKTKDVSTQYSDSAFDNLCTCFSDEEVEKLFKTLNKGVYLNAKTTNTLNIVDGSLSPTYLQIRPSSFAVREAYSLKHLLDKSPELQDLFMETDCPI from the coding sequence ATGCCCAAACTCagtgataattattatgaaagaaaatgCTACTTAGCAAGAAACGATGTACCAACGCAAAGCataatgaaaaagaaaatgtcTCCAGCCTTAGCCAATGTCTATTTCAAATCAATGACTCCAAAGCTAAAGGAATTAGCTGGCTTAGCGCCACCATTGAAAGGCGGTGGAAGCGATTGGTATGTACCACCTGATGAAATCCTCAAGGAAAGAGCTGTTATGAAGCCTATCAAAAAAGAATATCTCGCCCAATTACGCTTTACTGGGATTGATCATTACGGAGAGAAACTAGTCCAACAGCATCGTAGGGCAATGGAGGAGGAAAAGCGCAGATTATTAGAAATGAATGATGTAAAATGGAAAAGTAATATAGATATTGCTTGTGGACAAAAGTGGTATGCAACCGCAAAACAAGCCGCTCTTAATAATACCAGTAAAATACGACAAGCTTTTCAGGAATTTCAAGCATTGTATTCCACGTCCATGAATCAAATAGAAACGCTATTGTTGGATGGTGCGATCAAAAAAATTGAAAGAGCGAACGAAGCAACGTACGacaaaatgaaatcaaaatttgaAAAGTTAGTAAAACGGCAGGCTACCACTAAATATGATcagtatacaaatatattaaataaggaGAAGACAAGACTAAAAAAGCAGTTTATCAGGGATATAGAAAAAACACAGAGTGATACCGTTAAGGAATTACACGACATTAATGTTGAAAAGCATACTGCTGCAGAGAAGATGCGCCTCTTTCTCGAATGTCAAAATTTGGCTTGTCAAGCTTACGTCGCCATAAAAGAAAGACAAGAATGCAAAAAAGAACTCGATAAATCAGAATATGAACATAAAAAGATAATTACAAAGCTTGAAGACAAGATTGCTTTGCAAGACTTTGAAATCAAGCTTTGTAGAGAAAAAGAGAAAAAACGCCATGAATTTAAAATGGTTTGGCGCAAAAAGGTATGCCACGTCGTTAAATATCTTCAGGAATTTATTGAATACTCTCTAAATACATTGCCGGAGCACGCTGaattctttataaatattgaaaaattgaTGTTGTTGCAACTAGGTGAAGCTATGGATTTTCCAAGTGTGGAAAGCATATTCGTGCCAGAGGAGATGTTGGATCAAGATCCAGTAGCACGACCACACCCATTTTACGTTTTTTGTGATAAAGGTTTTAAACCTAAGCTAGATCAAGACCTCTGTCCGAAGCATTGCACATCAAGTGCTTCGCAGTTACCTGTTGTTGTAGTGaaccaaaaatttatttacactGCATGTGATAACCTTGAACTATTCatagataaaataaagaaatttatagAAGGTAAACGCGGGAAGGAAGATGATTTTGTAGATCACCATGACTATACTCATGACATACAAGTTGAATATTCACAATCACAACAACTAGATGAGTTGAAATTAGAAAGTTCAATCATGCAAATTCTACAGAATGAATTTCCGAATTCCAGGGAGTTCCCGTTAGAATGTTGTTTTTGCAAAATTCCTTATTGTTTATGCAGCCCTTTGCATGCCTCTGAAATTTTGTCCGTACGGAAATTTCCCAGTGAAGACTTGCCACAACAGATTGTAAGAATATCTTCAGgtgaaaaaataacaaagaaagAGGAGCTAGGACACGACCGTGAACCGAAATTGGACGGCTATCTTAAATATGTGGAACCACAAAGCTGCAAATGTGGGAAAAGAGCAAAGAAACATCTAGAAGAGCATCTTCCAGCCTATATGAGAAAAATGTCACCATACGAACCCGTTAGTTTCCCAAATTACGAAACATGTTCTGTTGAAACCTTAAAGGAACTCGTCAAAACTGCACGAGGATATAAGCCTTCAGTACCTATACAAGTAACAGAGTCTAAAACAAAAGATGTGAGCACGCAATATTCAGATAGTGCATTTGATAATCTTTGCACCTGTTTTTCCGATGAAGAAGtcgaaaaattgtttaaaacacTAAATAAAGGAGtttatttaaatgcaaaaaCAACAAATACACTTAATATAGTTGATGGCTCTCTATCTCCCACATATTTACAAATACGACCCAGTTCCTTTGCAGTACGAGAAGCCTACTCTTTAAAACATTTACTCGATAAATCGCCTGAATTGCAGGATTTGTTCATGGAAACTGACTGTccaatttag